Proteins from one Ricinus communis isolate WT05 ecotype wild-type chromosome 9, ASM1957865v1, whole genome shotgun sequence genomic window:
- the LOC125371160 gene encoding uncharacterized protein LOC125371160: protein MVDSTSAKRVALSRYIRKLLAYWSTSLPKKVKSAWGKFVAPSKRPRHHARGTFNKRLWYCTEVPLIKDLGVAPKAPSKRPQHRASGTFNKKDLSVVLEAPSKKILALHPRHPSKHPMVWRPQRLLKVRDSALKHPPKGNSNQEGTL from the coding sequence ATGGTTGACTCTACATCAGCAAAGAGAGTCGCTCTGAGCAGGTACATCAGGAAGCTTTTGGCATACTGGTCTACCTCATTGCCAAAAAAAGTGAAGAGCGCATGGGGAAAATTTGTGGCTCCCTCTAAAAGACCTCGGCATCATGCTCGAGGCACCTTCAATAAAAGACTTTGGTATTGCACCGAGGTACCTTTAATAAAAGACCTCGGCGTCGCGCCTAAGGCACCCTCTAAAAGACCTCAGCATCGCGCCTCAGGCACCTTCAATAAAAAAGACCTCAGCGTTGTGCTCGAGGCACCCTCTAAAAAGATCTTAGCATTGCACCCGAGGCACCCTTCAAAACACCCCATGGTATGGCGCCCACAACGCCTCTTGAAGGTCCGTGATAGTGCACTGAAGCATCCACCAAAAGGCAACAGCAACCAAG
- the LOC125371214 gene encoding uncharacterized protein LOC125371214 translates to MRGNSGFSSRGYRPVDGTWGRTHLGECWGPRVQACYRCGKLGHYANECVVGRGASSTYHSGGQSSVGDNVVPTPTGRGRGKGGKSAATAAYVHIEDANQSLPQLTPDLYVHSFHVIFALRMHCGIESLGYDICALMPARGVMMVNTIVRTCSVMICGTNMSVDLIVINLRDFDVILGMD, encoded by the exons ATGCGAGGTAATTCTGGGTTTAGTAGTAGAGGATATAGACCTGTTGATGGCACTTGGGGAAGGACCCATTTAGGAGAATGTTGGGGACCGAGAGTGCAGGCTTGTTATAGATGTGGGAAACTTGGGCATTATGCCAATGAGTGTGTAGTAGGTAGAGGAGCATCGAGTACCTACCATTCAGGAGGACAAAGTAGTGTTGGGGATAATGTAGTACCTACACCGACTGGTCGTGGAAGAGGTAAGGGAGGTAAAAGTGCAGCTACAGCAGCATATGTCCATATTGAAGATGCGAACCAATCCTTACCGCAG TTGACCCCGGATCTATatgttcattcatttcatGTGATTTTTGCATTGAGAATGCATTGTGGCATTGAATCTTTAGGTTATGATATTTGTGCTTTGATGCCTGCTAGAGGAGTAATGATGGTTAATACTATAGTTCGGACTTGTTCTGTGATGATTTGTGGTACAAATATGTCAGTAGACCTAATTGTGATCAATTTGCGAGATTTTGATGTGATATTGGGAATGGATTGA
- the LOC125371159 gene encoding uncharacterized protein LOC125371159: MLFPLPHLGTVITPGRLADMLLEEVPAVSYFEGAGSLEVSYIDFVALLPFRWVSPSGDVPTGGTPPPTEGSRKRAQPRREFTCCSYCTVTAHGDQRFFLPSLGDHFYASGRAHRLRSMIIGGPVVPDHEGVLGARLGLACGLSGASIMNIMNVMYICLICECLLIVIFFAALDGAPSSREREAKSTRITEMWCVNNDAEDFHNIFPATFVRSECLQGCPNHFALAPNPIICPLWH; this comes from the exons ATGCTATTCCCATTGCCGCATCTTGGGACAGTCATCACGCCAGGGAGGCTGGCTGATATGCTGCTAGAGGAGGTCCCAGCAGTCTCCTATTTTGAGGGAGCAGGGAGTTTGGAGGTCTCTTACATTGATTTTGTTGCGCTCCTACCCTTCAGGTGGGTTAGTCCGAGTGGAGATGTGCCGACTGGTGGGACGCCACCACCGACGGAGGGAAGCCGAAAGAGGGCGCAGCCCAGGCGTGAGTTCACTTGCTGCTCTTACTGCACCGTCACTGCACATGGTGATCAGAGATTTTTTCTCCCCTCACTCGGTGATCATTTCTATGCCTCGGGGCGGGCGCATCGCCTCC GTTCCATGATAATAGGTGGACCAGTCGTACCGGATCACGAAGGGGTTTTGGGCGCTCGCCTTGGGTTGGCATGCGGACTATCAGGTGCGTCTATTATGAATATCATGAATGTTATGTATATATGTTTGATATGTGAATGTTTgctaattgtaattttttttgctGCTTTGGACGGAGCACCATCTTCAAGAGAGAGGGAAGCTAAGAGCACCCGTATCACCGAGATGTGGTGTGTGAATAACGATGCTGAGGACTTCCATAACATCTTCCCTGCCACATTCGTCCGATCTGAGTGCCTGCAAGGATGCCCAAACCACTTTGCACTGGCCCCAAATCCCATTATCTGTCCATTATGGCACTGA